The genomic segment ATATCCTATGATTGTAACCTTTCCTGCAAGATTAAAGTCCAGCACTGCCTGACGTGCACATTCTGTAGTCTCTTCATCCATACACACAAGAATATCGGGTACTTTATCTCTCTGCTGAAAAATATCTGTTACCGCTTCTTCTGTCTCAAAGGTTCCAGTTAAGCGAAGATTTTTTCCTGTTATCTGGATATTTTGCAAAGAGCCTGCCTTTGCCTGGGCTGCATTGCTGATCTGTGTATATATCTGGCTCTGGTTCATATCATCAATATTTTTCTTCAACAGAATAAGAATACTTTCCGTATCCTCAGTCACATATTCCGCTACCTTTTCGCCATAGACACTTCCAAGCTGATAATCACTGACACCCACGAAACTCTGACGCTTGCTGTGAACTGCATCTCCCATTACAGTAACAACCGGAATTCCTTTCTGAACAGCCTCATTTATCTTCTCTTCCAGGCCCTGTTCCCCACTGTACTGCAGGATAATCCCATCTGAATTTGAAGCAATACTCATATTCATATAATCAAGCTTACTGTAATCGCTCTCTCTTCCACTGCCTCTCAGTTCAAGAATTGCATCATTCTTCTGCGCCCATTCCTGTGCACAATCATAAACCGCTTGCCAGAAAGAAGAATTCGGACTGTCTACGATCATATCGTATTTATATTTACACATCACCTCATTCTTCTCTTCCAGACTACTCCCCCCGGACAGTCCCTCACAATAAGACTCTCCTATCATATAAAAAAGCACTAAAATGCCTGCCAGTGCAAAGAAAACCAGCAGTTTTGTCCGTTTCTTTTTCATCTCAATCTCCGTAAATTCTTTCTTCTATATTTTGCAGAATCTATTATACAATAAATCGGTATGAATTGCTTTCTTTTTTTCATATACTGTAATGATTACATCTGCCACCTGCTGTTTCTTTCGTTCTGACACAGATATTCATACTCTGTGTTCCGGAATCAGAAAGATATTTTTATGAGGAGTATCTTTGCATGAAGCGGACTTTAATATTTTTTGAAATATTATGCATGATTTTTTTTCTGCTCTTTTCTTCTGTTTACAGACGCACACAGTTCCTTACTTCACTGGCAGGTCCCGGTATGCTTTCCCTTGTAAAACAGGCATCTGCAAAAGCTACAGCTTCTGAGAATTTTTCAACTGACACCACCGCCGGGCTTCCCGTCGAAGAACCTCCCAGAATCGCACTGACCTTCGATGACGGTCCTAATGCCCGGTATACCCCCATGCTTCTGGATGGATTAAAAAAAAGAAACATCAGGGCATCTTTCTTTCTGATAGGCGAGAACATTGAAGGAAACGAAGACATACTCCTGCAAATGCGAAAAGACGGACATCTTATCGGAAATCACACCTGGGATCATGTACAGCTTGACAAGATACCGGCGGAGAAAGCCAGACTGGAAATTGAAAAAACAAATAACAGAATCTATGAAGCTTCCGGAATTTACCCTTCTTATGTACGACCGCCTTTCGGCGCATGGATCAAGGATATGGAACTTTCTGTCACCATGCTTCCCGTATTCTGGGATGTAGACACCCTGGACTGGAAAAGCAAAAACATCGATTCTATCCTGTCTATCGCCCAGAAACAGGTTCATGACGGTTCTATCATCCTGATGCATGACGGCTATCAGACATCTGTGGATGCAGCCCTGAAAATCGCTGATCTTTTTACTGAAAAAGGCTATGTTTTTGTCACTGCAGACCAGCTCCTGCTCACATAAAAGATTTGCTTTTTCCTGCCTGATTCGTTATACTGTTATACAAAGCTTGTACAGATTTCTCTGTAGCAGGATTATCCGCAGAGTATGCTGTACATCATTATATACAAAAGGAGTAATTAAACGAATGGACAGACTATTTAACATGGACAACAAATTCTTCACCGTCATGGGACGCGTGGCTGATCTTATTATGCTTAATGTGGTCTTTCTGATCTGTTGTCTGCCAATCGTGACTATTGGTGCGTCACTGACTGCACTCCACTATGTCACACTGAAAATGGCACGTAACGAAGAATCTTATATTATCAGAAGCTTCTTCAAATCCTTTAAGCAGAACTTCAAACAGGCAACTGTCATCAATCTTATCATGCTTGCAGTTGCAGCTATCCTTTACATGGATCTGCGTATTGTAGGCAATATCGACGGAACAATGTCTCAGGTACTGTATATCGTTTTCTTTGCATTTGGTATCCTTTATATGATGGTATTTCTGTATATTTATCCGGTGCTTGCCAAATTCTACAACTCCATCAAAAACACCTTCCGCAATGCATTCCTGATGGCTATCCGTCATCTTCCGTATACAGTCCTGATGGCAGTCATCACTCTGTTACCTGCAGGCGTGTTTTTTATTAAAAGTTTCCGCATACAGTCCATGGCCATCATGCTCCTGTGCATGTTTGGATTTGCACTGGAGGCATTTATCAACGGACATTTTCTGGTAAAGATTTTTGATAATTATATTCCGGCAGATGCAGATACCCAGGATACAGACCTTCAGAACGGAAACTCTGCTGAAACTTCATCAGCAGAAAATGATCACACAGTATGACCAAATGGGGAGAGAAACCATACCACTCTCTGGACTATATGCTGAGAGAGCGGTTTGGAGAAAAGGTTTATAAGGTCACGCTAAATGGCGGCATGTCCTGTCCCAACAGGGACGGTAAGATAGGAACCCGCGGCTGCATCTTCTGCAGCGCAGGAGGAAGCGGAGATTTCGCTGCAGATGCCGCACTTTCCATCACTGACCAGATAGAAAGCCAGATCAGTATCCTTTCACAGAAACGTCCGATTCATAAATATATTGCCTATTTCCAGGCGTACACAAATACCTACGCACCTGTGGAATATCTGGAAAAAATTTTTACAGAAGCAATCTCTCATCCAAAGATAGTTGCTCTTTCCATCGGCACCAGACCAGACTGCCTCAGTCCTGAGATCGTGACACTTTTGTCCCGGTTAAATAAACATAAACCTGTCTGGATTGAACTTGGACTTCAGACGATCCATGAGTCCACTGCCAGGTATATCCGAAGGGGATATCCTCTCTGCGTTTTTGATGATGCCGTAAAACGCCTGCGAAAAGAAAATATCGAAGTAATCGTGCATACAATCCTCGGATTGCCCGGTGAAAACACAGCAGATATTCTGGAAACTATGGAATACCTCAACCATATGGATATTCAGGGAATCAAACTGCAGTTACTTCATGTGCTTCGCGGCACTGATCTGGCAGCAGATTACGAGAAAGGACTGTTTCAGACTTACGAACGGGATGAATACATCTCTCTCCTTATAAACTGTCTGGAACATCTCAGACCGGATATGGTTATACACCGCATCACAGGCGACGGCCCCAAAGATCTGCTGATCGCACCACTGTGGGCAAGCCGTAAACGTGAGGTATTAAATATGCTGCATCACAGGATGAAAGAAGAACAAAGCTACCAGGGAAGACTGTTTTCACACTAAAAGATTCTCTGCTACTCTATGCAAAGGAGGGATAAAATGGCAACACCATTCACAGTTTACAAATTAATCGTGTTATACATGCTTCAGAATACCGAAAATACCCTGACAAATTCGCAGATTTCAGAATTTATCCTGGACCGGGAATATACAAACTATTTCCATCTCCAGCAGGCAATCTCAGAACTGGTAGAAGCAGAACTAATCACCATGGACACCCGTTCCAATGTCTCCCATTACCGGATTACCGAAGATGGCATAAAGACTCTCTCCTTTTTCCAGAAAGATCTCTCTCCTGAGATCAAACAGGAAGTCAGGGAATACCTGAAATCCACCGGCTTCAAAGCCCAGGAGCGAATCGTCACTCCTGCCGATTATTACATCACCAAACAGGGAACCTATTCTGTAAGATGCCAGCTCATCGAAAAGGGCAACTCCCTCATCGACCTGAACATCGCAGCTCCTAACCTTGAGGCAGCACAGTCGATCTGTAAAAAATGGTCCACACATTACCAGGAAATATACGGTAAAATAATGGAAGAGCTCTTATAATGCTCTTCCTTTTTATTTCCTAATCTTTACAAAAAAACAGGGATACGTTATACTAAAACAAATATACGTTCTATAGCACTCCTCGTAAATAATGTATATTGATTAAGAGACTTGCTATAATTTGTCAGAAATGCTTTATGTTACTATAAACACGAAATGAAATGTGACTGTTTTATCATCATATTCTATGGAGAAAAAACTATGGATTTATTTGAATACGCCAAATCAAAAACCCTGGACCAGGAATCCCCTCTGGCATCCAGACTACGCCCCACAACTCTGGATGAAGTTGTAGGACAGCAACACATCATCGGAAAAAACACCTTATTATACAGGGCTATCAAAGCTGACAAACTGACCTCCGTCATCTTCTACGGCCCTCCCGGAACCGGCAAGACCACCCTGGCAAAAGTAATCGCCAACACTACCAGTGCAGAATTCACCCAGATCAACGCCACTGTAGCAGGCAAAAAAGATATGGAAGCAGTTGTAAAAGAAGCCCAGCAAAACCTGGGTATGTACGGCAAAAAAACAATCCTCTTCATAGACGAGATCCACCGCTTCAACAAAGGCCAGCAGGACTATCTCCTCCCATTCGTAGAAGACGGAACCATCATCCTCATCGGTGCCACAACAGAGAATCCATACTTCGAAGTCAACGCTGCTTTAATCTCCCGTTCCATCATCTTCGAACTGAAATCCCTGGAGATCTCCGAAGTCAAAGAACTTATCCTTCGCGCAGTCAACGACAAAACAAAAGGAATGGGAAACTATAAAGCCCGGATAGATGAAGACGCCCTCGACTTCCTTGCAGACATGGCAGGCGGCGACGCCAGAAATGCCCTCAATGCCATCGAACTGGGCATCCTCACTACCCCCCGTAGCGAAGACGGTCT from the Blautia wexlerae DSM 19850 genome contains:
- a CDS encoding sugar ABC transporter substrate-binding protein, which produces MKKKRTKLLVFFALAGILVLFYMIGESYCEGLSGGSSLEEKNEVMCKYKYDMIVDSPNSSFWQAVYDCAQEWAQKNDAILELRGSGRESDYSKLDYMNMSIASNSDGIILQYSGEQGLEEKINEAVQKGIPVVTVMGDAVHSKRQSFVGVSDYQLGSVYGEKVAEYVTEDTESILILLKKNIDDMNQSQIYTQISNAAQAKAGSLQNIQITGKNLRLTGTFETEEAVTDIFQQRDKVPDILVCMDEETTECARQAVLDFNLAGKVTIIGYYSSEDILTAVEKGVISVTCDVDTEQLGRYSIEALTAYQKDGRTNSYYNVDINFLDKDVVREMRRKGVSG
- a CDS encoding polysaccharide deacetylase family protein, which encodes MIFFLLFSSVYRRTQFLTSLAGPGMLSLVKQASAKATASENFSTDTTAGLPVEEPPRIALTFDDGPNARYTPMLLDGLKKRNIRASFFLIGENIEGNEDILLQMRKDGHLIGNHTWDHVQLDKIPAEKARLEIEKTNNRIYEASGIYPSYVRPPFGAWIKDMELSVTMLPVFWDVDTLDWKSKNIDSILSIAQKQVHDGSIILMHDGYQTSVDAALKIADLFTEKGYVFVTADQLLLT
- a CDS encoding YesL family protein, with product MDRLFNMDNKFFTVMGRVADLIMLNVVFLICCLPIVTIGASLTALHYVTLKMARNEESYIIRSFFKSFKQNFKQATVINLIMLAVAAILYMDLRIVGNIDGTMSQVLYIVFFAFGILYMMVFLYIYPVLAKFYNSIKNTFRNAFLMAIRHLPYTVLMAVITLLPAGVFFIKSFRIQSMAIMLLCMFGFALEAFINGHFLVKIFDNYIPADADTQDTDLQNGNSAETSSAENDHTV
- a CDS encoding TIGR01212 family radical SAM protein (This family includes YhcC from E. coli K-12, an uncharacterized radical SAM protein.) — protein: MTKWGEKPYHSLDYMLRERFGEKVYKVTLNGGMSCPNRDGKIGTRGCIFCSAGGSGDFAADAALSITDQIESQISILSQKRPIHKYIAYFQAYTNTYAPVEYLEKIFTEAISHPKIVALSIGTRPDCLSPEIVTLLSRLNKHKPVWIELGLQTIHESTARYIRRGYPLCVFDDAVKRLRKENIEVIVHTILGLPGENTADILETMEYLNHMDIQGIKLQLLHVLRGTDLAADYEKGLFQTYERDEYISLLINCLEHLRPDMVIHRITGDGPKDLLIAPLWASRKREVLNMLHHRMKEEQSYQGRLFSH
- a CDS encoding DUF4364 family protein, coding for MATPFTVYKLIVLYMLQNTENTLTNSQISEFILDREYTNYFHLQQAISELVEAELITMDTRSNVSHYRITEDGIKTLSFFQKDLSPEIKQEVREYLKSTGFKAQERIVTPADYYITKQGTYSVRCQLIEKGNSLIDLNIAAPNLEAAQSICKKWSTHYQEIYGKIMEELL
- a CDS encoding replication-associated recombination protein A produces the protein MDLFEYAKSKTLDQESPLASRLRPTTLDEVVGQQHIIGKNTLLYRAIKADKLTSVIFYGPPGTGKTTLAKVIANTTSAEFTQINATVAGKKDMEAVVKEAQQNLGMYGKKTILFIDEIHRFNKGQQDYLLPFVEDGTIILIGATTENPYFEVNAALISRSIIFELKSLEISEVKELILRAVNDKTKGMGNYKARIDEDALDFLADMAGGDARNALNAIELGILTTPRSEDGLIHITLDVASQCIQKRVVRYDKNGDNHYDIISAFIKSMRGSDPDAAVYYLAKMLYAGEDVKFIARRIMILASEDIGNADPQALCVAVAAAQAVERVGMPESQIILSQAVTYMACAPKSNSAVNAIFAAMDSVKHTKTTVPPHLQDAHYGGHEKLGHGIGYKYAHDYPNHYVDQQYLPTEIQGEHFYELSDMGYEKTLKEYQNKIKSFSMN